GTCACGGAGGAAAACTGGCGCGGCAAGCGGGACTGGGACAACTTCAAACGCGAGTGGGAGGCCAAAGGTGAACGATTCGATATCGCTTCCTTTATTCCGAAACCCGTGCCCGACGATCAAAACTTTGTGATGATACCGTTCTTTGCCCCATTACTTCAGAAGGAACGCAACATGGCCGCAGGCGAGTGGAAAGACACTAACGGGCTGCAAAGCTCATTGGACGTTTACGGCGGTGTTCACGGTAAGCGCGCTTTGTCCGGTAATCCTTTGTTTGGCAACCTGAAGGCAGGAGAACTTACCGATTTGCAGGAATGGCAGAAGTTTTACCGTGCCAACACAAATTTTACGGCCTCGCCGCGACCGCAGTATCCAGCAAAAGACGTCTTGTTGGCTCTAAAAAATTTCGAGCCGGTCCTGACTGAGTTACGCGAAGCCAGCCATCGCCCCGGCGCTCAGTTCCCGCTTTACCTGGACAGGTATCCCGGGCTGCCACTGATTCACCTCAGTAATCTCAGGGCCGTGGCGCTCGTCCTCCGGCTTCGCGCCACGGCTTTTCTCGCCGATCGCCAGAGCAGTGAAGCACTGCAGGACCTGCGAGTGAGTTTTCGACTGGCAGATTCCCTGCGGCCGGAACCGTTCCTGATTTCCCACCTCGTGCGACTCTCTCTTCTTGACGATTCGCTCAATGTCGTTTGGGAGGGATTGGCCCGGCATCAATGGAAGGAGACGGAATTGGTGGAATTGCAAACGATGCTGGCGTCGATCGATCTGTTTGCCGATTACGGCCGCGTCATGCGCGGCGAACGGGCTGGGAGCAACGTGCTGTTGGGCAGCTTGCGTCAAGAGAGACGCGTCTGGGCCGGATTGATTTACCAGAACCAGAAATGGATCAACCGCCTCTATCAGTTGAGAGTATTCCCTCTTATCGATGCCGGGCTGCACCGCGTCTATTTGATGCAAAGCAACCAGCTGACGAACGCGCCTGAAATCAGGAGAACCACGCCCTATAACATTCTCGCGCGCCTGCTGCTTCCAGCCATCGGCAAAAGCGCGGTCAAAACCGCGCGCGTCCAGGCGTTCCTCGATCAGGCGGCTGCGGCTAGCGCACTGGAGCGCTTTCGTCTGGTGAACGGGCAGTATCCGGAGAATCTCCAGGCTCTGGTTCCGCGTTTCATGAAAAGAATCCCACCGGACGTGATCAGCGGTAATCCGCTCCAGTACCGCCGCACTGACGCCGGGCGGATCATGCTCCGCTCGGCAGGCTGGAACCTGGAGAATGACGGCGCTGTGACAACCGATGGTCACGCGAAAACTTCAATTGAAGGCGCCAAGCGAAGCGACTGGGTCTGGACTTATCCGGTCAGCTCCGAGTGACATGTCGGAGTCGGCGAGCTCGCATAATCTTTTCTTTTACGCCTTCAGCCTGTCCGGAGTTGTCTGGAACGCCCGCGCCCGAAACAGAAAATCGACGATGTTTCCCTCGTGCGGCTGGAGCCAGTCGAGTTTGATGGTTGGGATGGGGCCGATGTTCAGGCGGTCGATGTTCGTGGCTTCGATGAGTTGCTGACTCCACGCTTTGTCATTCGTGATGGCGCTGCACACCAGCGTCTGGCCGATTTTTTTGATCATCTCGCCCTGCGGACATTGCACGACCGTCACGTAAGGAAACATGTATTCCGTTTGGGCAATCTTTCGATCAGGCGAATCGGCGTGAATCACCCACGACCGCAAATAAGCGCAACGTTCCTTCTCGACCAGGCGCGGGCCGAACTTAGCCGTCATGTCCGTCACACCGTCCTCTTTCATCTTCTCCAGGATGCCCGCGTGGATCGCCTGCGCCTGTCCGGACACCGTGAATGCAGCCAGACCCGCGGTCGGGTCTTCAGGGGGTTTCACATCGATCGGACCGAGCCGCTCCGCGAGTGCCTGCGCGATTTCCTTCGTGTGGCGTGAGGCCCATACTCCGGAACAATTGATGCAGCCGCGGCCGCTGTTCAGATAAACGCTGTCCACCATGAGGTCGATGTACTTCGGCCAGTTGTCCACTTCGTCGTCGCCGAGAATGATTTTGCTGAAGCCCGGCCCGTGGACCTGCACGCAGGGATTGCCATGATAGCGCTTCACTGTCTCGGTGCTGCCAAAGATTTTCACTCGCTGGACCTTGCTGACGACTTCGGCGCCCATCTCCGCGCCGCCGGGATAAACTCCGATCGCTTCGCGCGGCACACCGGCCTCGAAAAACGCCGCCGCCATCCGGTACGGCGTCCACGGCTCCTGCGGACCGGGCTTCAGGACGAGTCCGACCTGCATCGGAATCACCGGCAGCCAGAGCGTATGAACGCCCGGAGAATTCGAAGGCAGCACTAGGCCCAGCACCGGCGACTGTGCTTGATAACTGACCACAACACCGCGTCCTTCCTCGCCGTAACCGCGTGTGAGAACCTCGAGCGGCAGACCGCGCGTGAGGCAATCGAGAATTCGGTCCATGTTCGACAGCACAAAATGGTTTTTGGCCATGTTCGCCTTGCACATGTGCTCGGGCAGGCCGGTGGATGCCGATTGTTGCCGGGCGAAATCATCGGGCGACTGCTGGCCATCTCCCATCGGCAACGTGACGTCTTTGTAAAGATCAGCGGCCTTCTTCATCATCCGGACAAGCTGCGGGATGGGAATCTCGCGCAACACCTCGCGGGCGCGTTTCGCCTTTTTCATGTCCCTGGCTAGAAGACCGGGGTTGGCCTGGCTGACCCGGGCAAGCGTTTCGCCGGTTACGAAGTGGATGACGTTGTCGAGTTCGAGACTCTCGTAGGGTTGGCCCCATCGGAGCACAGGTATTTTGACCATACAGATGTGTCTATAACGGTGAAACCCGCCGCGGGTCTCGTGTGCGAACAGAATTGGCCATCGGAGGACATGCGATTCAAGCAAAATCTCCCGCCGGCATCATCGCGAACGGGTTTGTTGCTGCAAAATGTCCCGGCCTGATTACAATCTTGATCGGGCCCGGCGAAACCCGATCATCGCGTCATGAACACCTTATCAAAATCCCTGCTTGTGCTCGCGCTGTCGGCAGCAGTCACTGGCGCCGCGGACGAACTGAAGGAAGTCCTACTTTGGCCGAACGGAGCGCCCGGCTCGGAAGGCAGGACCGGGCAGGAAATCGTGCAGCGCGG
This genomic interval from Candidatus Angelobacter sp. contains the following:
- a CDS encoding aldehyde dehydrogenase family protein — its product is MVKIPVLRWGQPYESLELDNVIHFVTGETLARVSQANPGLLARDMKKAKRAREVLREIPIPQLVRMMKKAADLYKDVTLPMGDGQQSPDDFARQQSASTGLPEHMCKANMAKNHFVLSNMDRILDCLTRGLPLEVLTRGYGEEGRGVVVSYQAQSPVLGLVLPSNSPGVHTLWLPVIPMQVGLVLKPGPQEPWTPYRMAAAFFEAGVPREAIGVYPGGAEMGAEVVSKVQRVKIFGSTETVKRYHGNPCVQVHGPGFSKIILGDDEVDNWPKYIDLMVDSVYLNSGRGCINCSGVWASRHTKEIAQALAERLGPIDVKPPEDPTAGLAAFTVSGQAQAIHAGILEKMKEDGVTDMTAKFGPRLVEKERCAYLRSWVIHADSPDRKIAQTEYMFPYVTVVQCPQGEMIKKIGQTLVCSAITNDKAWSQQLIEATNIDRLNIGPIPTIKLDWLQPHEGNIVDFLFRARAFQTTPDRLKA